The Propionispora hippei DSM 15287 genome includes the window CTGTTCGTTTCATAGCGGAGAAATAGTTCAAATTGAACATTTCCTTAGTTTCGTCTGTTAAGGGAAGTGAGACTACAACAAAATCGCAGATGCTCAGCATTTTTGCCAGATAGTCGGGTGTGTACAGCGCATCGACAAATAATTCGGTGGTTGCTTCCCGTTTGGTAGCTACTACGTGCATGCCCAGCGCTTTTGCCTTTTTGGCAATTTCCCGCCCGATATTGCCGAGTCCGACAATGCCGATGGTCTTTTCGTGTATTTCGTCGACCCGGACCCGTTTCCATTGTTTATTGCGCTGCTGGGGAATCAGCAGGTTAAGTCCGCGGGTAAAGGCGAGCATAAGGGCCAGAACGTGCTCAGATATAGGGATACCGTGAATTCCCTTGGAGTTGGTTAACAAAGTGGAACTGGTGACCAATTCGGGAAATAGCCAGTCCTCCACACCGGCACTCAGCGCGTGGACCCAGCGAAGCTGCGGCGCGGCAGCGTAGAGCTGGCGGATATCCTGGTTGCCCCAGGCTACCAGAATGTCTGCATTGGCGATATGCTGACCGGCTGTGGCCAGATCGGCCGTGATGATTGAACTGCCTGGCGCGGCATCCTGGATGGCTGCCATATGATTTTCTTTTAGCTGGTTTAAGACTAAAATATTGAATGGCACAATGAAGACCTCCTGTGTCTGATTTTTAATATAAAAACACTTCTCGTTTGGTTTGGCAAAATCCTACTGTGCTTTTGTCGCCGGTAAAACAAATTGACTTAACCGGCAGTTTTTTATTGACGGAATAAAATTAATGTGATAGCATATTTATCATATTAATACTTTAAATAACTAAAGCGTCTGGAGGGGCTGCATATGACATCCAGTGATATGGAATACTTAACGATTGCCTTGCCCAAAGGCAAACTGTTTGAGCCTTCGGTTAAATTGCTGGCTGAGTTGGGCTATACGGCGGAAGGCTTAAGCGAAAACTCACGTAAACTTGTCATCGTAAATGAAACCAAAAAAATAAAGTTTATCATCACCAAAACGGCTGATTTACCGACTTATGTGGAATATGGCGCCGCTGATATCGGAATTATCGGGAAAGATGTATTGCTCGAAGAAGCAAAGCATGTATATGAATTGGTTGATTTGAAATTTGGCTATTGCCGTCTCATGGTGGCTGTGCCGCAGGCGTTAAAACAGGAAAAATTCAGTGATTACGCTCATATGCGAGTAGCGACGAAATATCCCAATATTGCGGAACGCTTTTTTCATAGTATGGGAATTCAGGTGGAAATTATTAAATTAAACGGATCAATCGAGCTGGCGCCGATGGTCGGGCTGGCGGAAATGATTGTTGACATTGTAGAAACCGGCCGTACGTTAAAGGAAAATCAATTGATCGAAGTGGCGCAGATCGAACCGGCAACGGCGCGCTTTATCGCCAACCGGGTCAGCTTTAAGATGAAATTTGACCGCATTAATCAATTGACCAAAGACTTGCAGGAACTGGTCACGAGAGGTGGCGTAAAGTGAAAACTGTATTTGCCGGGGAGCTGAGTAACGCAGAGCTGGAGGCATTGTTAAAAAAGCCTGCCTTTGATACGGTGGAATTAGGTGAAAAAGCCAAGGCGCGGATTGCCGCTGCCTTTGGCGAGGAACTGACTGCCGCTCAGGTGGTGGAACGAATTGTTGGCGATATTCGGGCGAAGGGCGACCAAGCGCTGCTTGCCTATACGGAGAAAATTGACGGAGTCAGGCTGGATGCGCAGGATTTGGAAGTTAAGGCAGCGGAGATTGACGCTGCTTACCGGCAAGTGGATGCCGATGTTCTGGCTTCCCTGCGCAAAGCCATAGAAAATGTTCGCTCGTTCCATGCCGAGCAGTTGCCGAAAACCTGGCTGACTACCCGCGAATATGGTTCGATGCTTGGCCAAAAGTGCATCCCTTTGGAACGGGTTGGGGTGTATGTTCCCGGCGGCACGGCGGCCTATCCTTCTTCGGTGGTTATGAATGCCGTACCGGCGGCAGTGGCCGGAGTCAAAGAAATTATCATGGTTGTGCCGCCTGCCCGGGATGGCAGTGTTAACCCTCTGTATCTGATAGCCGCCCGGGAGGCCGGTGTCACCCGGATTTTTAAAGCCGGCGGAGCACAGGCTATTGCGGCACTGGCTTTTGGTACGGCCACCGTACCCAAGGTGGATAAGATTACCGGTCCGGGCAATATTTTTGTAACCCTGGCGAAGAAAGCCGTTTATGGCTACTGTGATATTGATATGCTGGCCGGCCCCAGCGAAATTCTGATTGTTGCCGATCAGACGGCTGATCCGCAATATATTGCGGCGGATATGCTCAGTCAGGCTGAGCATGATGTACTGGCCTCCAGCATCGTCATTACCGACAGCCGCACACTGGCCGATGCGGTGCGGCAGGCCGTAGAGGCTCAGTTGGAATTGCTGCCGCGCAAGGAAATTGCAGCACTGGCGCTAGAACGAAACGGGTTGATTATTGTGACCGATACGCTCCAGGCAGCGATGGACTTGGCTAATCTATCGGCGCCGGAGCACCTGGAGATCATTACGGCCGAACCTTTTCGCCTGTTGCCTTATGTGAGGCATGCTGGCGCGGTGTTTTTGGGAGCTTATTCACCGGAACCGCTGGGGGATTACTTTGCCGGACCTAACCATGTGTTGCCAACCGGCGGGACAGCCCGTTTCTATTCGGTGCTTAACGTAGAAACCTTTATGAAAAAAACCAGTATTATTTCCTATACACCGGAGGCGCTGGCGGCGGTCAGCGCGGACATTATCCGGCTGGCTGAGGCCGAGGGACTGACTGCCCATGCCCGGGCGATTCAGGTTCGATCATAAGACAGGGGAGCTATTTAGGAGGAATGGACAGAT containing:
- a CDS encoding D-2-hydroxyacid dehydrogenase is translated as MPFNILVLNQLKENHMAAIQDAAPGSSIITADLATAGQHIANADILVAWGNQDIRQLYAAAPQLRWVHALSAGVEDWLFPELVTSSTLLTNSKGIHGIPISEHVLALMLAFTRGLNLLIPQQRNKQWKRVRVDEIHEKTIGIVGLGNIGREIAKKAKALGMHVVATKREATTELFVDALYTPDYLAKMLSICDFVVVSLPLTDETKEMFNLNYFSAMKRTAYFINIARGGVIAEADLITALEQQLIQGAGLDVFAEEPLPDSSPLWNMPNVIITPHLAGLSPSYLDRAIQLFADNLTRFIDKDQILNIVDKQKGY
- the hisD gene encoding histidinol dehydrogenase; the encoded protein is MKTVFAGELSNAELEALLKKPAFDTVELGEKAKARIAAAFGEELTAAQVVERIVGDIRAKGDQALLAYTEKIDGVRLDAQDLEVKAAEIDAAYRQVDADVLASLRKAIENVRSFHAEQLPKTWLTTREYGSMLGQKCIPLERVGVYVPGGTAAYPSSVVMNAVPAAVAGVKEIIMVVPPARDGSVNPLYLIAAREAGVTRIFKAGGAQAIAALAFGTATVPKVDKITGPGNIFVTLAKKAVYGYCDIDMLAGPSEILIVADQTADPQYIAADMLSQAEHDVLASSIVITDSRTLADAVRQAVEAQLELLPRKEIAALALERNGLIIVTDTLQAAMDLANLSAPEHLEIITAEPFRLLPYVRHAGAVFLGAYSPEPLGDYFAGPNHVLPTGGTARFYSVLNVETFMKKTSIISYTPEALAAVSADIIRLAEAEGLTAHARAIQVRS
- the hisG gene encoding ATP phosphoribosyltransferase, which gives rise to MTSSDMEYLTIALPKGKLFEPSVKLLAELGYTAEGLSENSRKLVIVNETKKIKFIITKTADLPTYVEYGAADIGIIGKDVLLEEAKHVYELVDLKFGYCRLMVAVPQALKQEKFSDYAHMRVATKYPNIAERFFHSMGIQVEIIKLNGSIELAPMVGLAEMIVDIVETGRTLKENQLIEVAQIEPATARFIANRVSFKMKFDRINQLTKDLQELVTRGGVK